The Halosimplex litoreum genome has a window encoding:
- a CDS encoding outer membrane protein assembly factor BamB family protein, which yields MRESDDGPDASADGGPDAGASTPRTTGGDRPRWSRRRALASIASVGTLSLAGCSLRSLGGVDPVWVRDFPDAAGAGPPAATAGHVVVGGQDRRLHGFTADGERVVDVETGGPVEARPAVPASGGPVHVHSTDGDLYTVDISGERLWHVEGRDRDGWLGRAGSLVVHNDPVEGAVTGYDATDGTRRFRHFSPNYPSPTLGDSICVLVEPSPDGERTYAALDSATGDVRWKLGSDDGYPAAVVGDRVLTLRDSTLRLRRAEDGTVRWRRTVEGDVGGISGPPVWFDEDVYARVGHRDGRDELVAIDREDGTVLWRRTVGYELEAVTVTAEGVFAASEAEDPDGGILIRLDAFDRDGTRRWQTTTDISIGGTVEALGHAGEVVFAASDREIAAYDPDDGSRRWRHEPDASRIGAAAAGDALYVSYRDSGGAARLPTS from the coding sequence ATGCGTGAGTCCGACGACGGCCCGGATGCGAGTGCCGACGGCGGCCCCGACGCGGGCGCCTCCACACCGCGCACGACGGGTGGCGACCGTCCGCGCTGGTCGCGTCGGCGTGCGCTCGCCTCGATCGCGTCCGTGGGGACACTCTCGCTGGCGGGCTGTTCGCTGCGGTCGCTCGGCGGCGTCGACCCCGTCTGGGTGCGCGACTTCCCGGACGCGGCCGGGGCCGGACCGCCCGCCGCGACCGCCGGTCACGTCGTCGTCGGCGGGCAAGACCGGCGGCTCCACGGCTTCACCGCCGACGGCGAGCGGGTCGTCGACGTCGAAACCGGCGGCCCAGTCGAGGCCCGACCGGCCGTCCCGGCGTCGGGCGGTCCGGTCCACGTCCACAGCACCGATGGCGACCTCTACACCGTCGACATCTCGGGCGAGCGGCTGTGGCACGTGGAGGGACGCGACCGGGACGGCTGGCTCGGCCGCGCTGGCTCGCTGGTCGTCCACAACGACCCGGTCGAGGGGGCGGTCACCGGCTACGACGCCACCGATGGGACGCGTCGCTTCCGGCACTTCAGCCCGAACTACCCGTCCCCGACGCTGGGCGATTCGATCTGCGTGCTCGTCGAGCCGTCCCCGGACGGCGAGCGGACGTACGCGGCGCTCGACTCGGCGACCGGCGACGTCCGCTGGAAACTGGGGTCCGACGATGGCTACCCCGCCGCCGTTGTCGGCGACCGGGTCCTCACGCTCCGCGACTCCACCCTGCGGCTGCGCCGGGCCGAGGACGGGACCGTCCGCTGGCGCCGGACGGTCGAGGGCGACGTGGGCGGCATCTCCGGGCCGCCGGTCTGGTTCGACGAGGACGTGTACGCCCGCGTCGGACATCGGGACGGCCGGGACGAACTGGTCGCCATCGACCGCGAGGACGGGACGGTGTTGTGGCGCCGGACGGTCGGGTACGAGCTGGAGGCGGTGACGGTGACCGCCGAGGGCGTCTTCGCCGCGAGCGAGGCCGAAGACCCCGACGGCGGCATCCTGATCCGACTGGACGCCTTCGACCGCGACGGCACGCGGCGGTGGCAAACGACGACCGACATCTCGATCGGCGGCACCGTCGAGGCGCTCGGCCACGCCGGCGAGGTCGTCTTCGCCGCCAGCGACCGTGAGATCGCCGCCTACGACCCCGACGACGGGTCGCGCCGATGGCGCCACGAACCGGACGCCTCGCGGATCGGGGCCGCGGCGGCCGGCGATGCCCTGTACGTCTCCTATCGCGACAGTGGTGGTGCGGCGCGGCTCCCGACGAGCTAA
- a CDS encoding hybrid sensor histidine kinase/response regulator codes for MFDSNRPIRIFHIDDNQEFLAVARPLLEGADERFTVTTETTPEAGLDRLATDEFDCVVSDYEMPDMTGLEVLQAVRADYPELPFVLFTGKGSEAVASRAISMGVTDYIQKGPENEQYSLLANRISNAVASYRARQQVTWQRTVLENMREGVYVLDGEYRLRFVNFRVSSYEPAAGEQWVGNRVSHLSETGVLSDDEVERIRNGVDRVLAEEAEDVRLRIRPVVPEPDRTLELRLTRIERSPGDSFALGTTRDITDRETQQAELRSVRAQYETLVDHLPGIGVFLFDEDLGYTLAGGGELSEVGLSAGDFTDQTPFDLFPEDIASELAEHYRAALDGAEHTFEQRFQGKHYRIKTLPVRDDDGQIITGLAVSQDVTEQKRTEQELQRQNEQLEAFAQVVSHDLRNPLTVAAGRLELVRREEDTEHFDAIERALTRCENLIEDLLMLAKSGEQLGELEPVDLATATRRCWRTVDAGAAQLVVESDLQFRADPSRFQQLLGNLLRNAVEHGFTSPRSQAPEDADVTIRVGALDDGFYVEDDGPGFDGADTESLFEMGYSTADGGTGYGLAIVDRVVDAHGWTVTPTESAAGGARLEIRGVAATEERPD; via the coding sequence GTGTTCGACTCGAACCGGCCGATCCGGATATTTCACATCGATGACAATCAGGAGTTCCTGGCGGTCGCGCGACCGCTGCTCGAAGGGGCCGACGAGCGGTTCACCGTGACCACGGAAACGACGCCCGAGGCGGGGCTCGATCGACTCGCCACCGACGAGTTCGACTGTGTGGTGTCCGACTACGAGATGCCCGACATGACCGGCCTCGAGGTACTGCAGGCCGTTCGTGCGGACTACCCGGAACTTCCCTTCGTCCTGTTCACCGGGAAGGGGAGCGAGGCGGTGGCCAGTCGAGCCATCTCGATGGGTGTGACCGACTACATCCAGAAAGGACCCGAGAACGAACAGTACTCGCTGCTCGCGAACCGTATCTCCAACGCGGTCGCCAGCTACCGGGCCCGACAGCAGGTGACCTGGCAGCGGACCGTTCTGGAGAACATGCGGGAAGGTGTCTACGTCCTCGACGGGGAGTACCGGCTTCGGTTCGTCAACTTCCGGGTGTCGTCGTACGAACCGGCGGCCGGAGAACAGTGGGTCGGAAACCGGGTCTCCCATCTCTCCGAGACGGGCGTGCTCTCCGACGACGAGGTCGAACGGATACGGAACGGCGTCGACCGGGTGCTCGCCGAGGAAGCCGAGGACGTCCGCCTGCGGATCCGCCCGGTCGTTCCGGAGCCCGACCGGACGCTCGAACTCCGACTGACCAGAATCGAGCGGTCGCCCGGGGACTCGTTCGCGCTCGGCACCACGCGGGACATCACCGACCGGGAGACCCAGCAGGCCGAACTGCGCTCGGTCCGGGCGCAGTACGAGACGCTCGTGGACCACCTGCCCGGAATAGGGGTGTTCCTGTTCGACGAGGATCTCGGATACACGCTGGCCGGCGGTGGTGAGCTGTCGGAGGTCGGCCTCTCCGCGGGCGATTTCACGGATCAGACGCCGTTCGACCTGTTCCCGGAAGATATCGCGTCGGAACTCGCCGAGCACTACCGGGCGGCCCTCGACGGCGCGGAACACACGTTCGAGCAGCGTTTCCAGGGCAAACACTATCGGATCAAGACGCTCCCCGTGCGCGACGACGACGGCCAGATCATCACGGGACTGGCGGTGTCCCAGGACGTCACCGAGCAAAAGCGGACCGAGCAGGAGCTACAGCGACAGAACGAACAGCTCGAGGCGTTCGCACAGGTCGTCAGCCACGACCTTCGGAACCCGCTGACCGTCGCGGCCGGGCGACTCGAACTGGTTCGACGGGAGGAAGACACGGAGCACTTCGACGCGATCGAGCGGGCGCTCACGCGGTGTGAAAACCTGATCGAGGACCTGCTGATGCTCGCCAAGTCCGGCGAGCAACTCGGTGAGCTCGAACCCGTCGACCTCGCGACAGCGACGAGACGGTGCTGGCGAACCGTCGACGCGGGGGCCGCACAGCTGGTCGTCGAGTCGGACCTGCAGTTCCGGGCCGACCCGAGCCGCTTCCAGCAACTCCTGGGGAACCTCCTCCGCAACGCCGTCGAGCACGGCTTCACGAGCCCTCGGTCGCAAGCTCCCGAGGACGCCGACGTGACGATCCGGGTCGGCGCCCTCGACGACGGGTTCTACGTCGAAGACGACGGCCCGGGTTTCGACGGGGCCGACACGGAGTCGCTGTTCGAGATGGGCTACTCGACGGCGGACGGCGGGACCGGCTACGGCCTGGCGATCGTCGACAGAGTCGTCGACGCCCACGGCTGGACCGTCACCCCGACGGAGAGCGCCGCGGGCGGCGCTCGACTCGAAATCCGGGGGGTCGCCGCGACCGAAGAGCGGCCCGACTGA
- a CDS encoding sensor histidine kinase yields the protein MTWQLTPYAVPTLFAMGTAVVLGAYAARVGRDRGSDPTVSLFVCIAAATALWTGLSALKLFHTDPATKLLLYRALHVGIAALPPLFLLFVLAYTDRTGWLRPRVVAAVFALPLAFVALLVASPERLVVDGVDVARDGIVTVRVDDGPAFVLFSAYSMLLVACSVAVVGYEAVRVGPSYYPQAGWIAVGVAAPVVAGLLTAWEVPPFTGGVNLVPVSGAVSTAAFGAAVFRYRLFDLPPLAYTTAMKYSPDGMVVLDRDRRVVHANANGRAVVDATADSDAITGIVDGSDPESADGDLVKVAGDDGPKYYRPVVESLARGGRHVGWVVVLRDVTEQHRREQQLRRQTEQLDAFASTVSHDLRSPLTVAQGYLEFAQEDTDTDDDDAFEKVETAHDRMADIIDDVLTLSKQGKRIDDPEPVSLAAVAERAWESVETEAATLTVDADLTVRADAAMLRRVFENLYRNAVEHGESSVHVRVGTTEDGLFVEDDGPGIPPDERESVLEAGVTTNRHGTGYGLQIVDSIVAAHGWTLTVTESATGGARFEITGVT from the coding sequence GTGACCTGGCAACTCACACCGTACGCGGTCCCGACGCTGTTCGCGATGGGGACCGCGGTCGTACTCGGGGCCTACGCCGCGAGAGTGGGGCGAGACCGCGGCAGCGACCCGACGGTCTCGCTGTTCGTGTGTATCGCCGCTGCGACGGCGCTGTGGACGGGGCTCTCGGCGCTGAAGCTGTTCCACACCGACCCGGCGACCAAGCTCCTGCTCTACCGGGCGCTGCACGTCGGGATCGCGGCGCTCCCGCCGCTGTTTCTCCTGTTCGTCCTCGCGTACACCGACAGAACGGGCTGGCTCCGGCCGAGGGTCGTCGCGGCCGTCTTCGCCCTCCCGCTCGCGTTCGTCGCGTTACTGGTCGCCAGCCCCGAGCGACTCGTGGTAGACGGTGTCGACGTCGCCAGGGACGGGATCGTCACCGTGCGCGTCGACGACGGGCCCGCGTTCGTCCTGTTCAGCGCGTACAGCATGCTGCTGGTGGCCTGTTCGGTGGCGGTCGTCGGCTACGAAGCGGTCCGAGTCGGCCCGTCGTACTACCCGCAGGCCGGCTGGATCGCCGTCGGCGTGGCCGCGCCCGTCGTCGCCGGACTCCTCACCGCGTGGGAGGTCCCGCCGTTCACCGGCGGGGTGAACCTGGTGCCGGTCTCGGGGGCCGTCTCGACGGCCGCCTTCGGCGCCGCCGTCTTCAGATACCGGCTGTTCGACCTCCCGCCCCTGGCGTACACGACGGCGATGAAGTACTCGCCCGACGGAATGGTGGTCCTCGACCGCGACCGGCGGGTCGTCCACGCGAACGCGAACGGGCGAGCCGTCGTCGACGCGACCGCCGACAGCGACGCCATCACCGGCATCGTCGACGGCTCCGACCCCGAGTCGGCCGACGGCGACCTCGTCAAGGTGGCCGGTGACGACGGACCGAAGTACTACCGGCCGGTCGTCGAATCGCTCGCTCGCGGCGGGCGCCACGTCGGCTGGGTCGTCGTGTTGCGCGACGTGACCGAGCAACACCGGCGGGAACAGCAACTCCGACGCCAGACCGAGCAACTGGACGCGTTCGCCTCGACGGTGTCCCACGACCTCCGGAGCCCGTTGACGGTCGCGCAGGGGTACCTCGAGTTCGCCCAGGAGGACACGGACACCGACGACGACGACGCCTTCGAGAAGGTCGAGACGGCCCACGACCGGATGGCCGATATCATCGACGACGTGCTCACGCTGTCGAAACAGGGCAAACGGATCGACGACCCCGAGCCGGTCTCGCTGGCGGCCGTCGCCGAGCGCGCGTGGGAGAGCGTCGAGACGGAGGCGGCGACGCTGACGGTCGACGCCGACCTGACTGTCCGCGCGGACGCGGCGATGCTCCGACGCGTCTTCGAGAACCTCTACCGGAACGCGGTAGAACACGGCGAATCGTCCGTCCACGTCCGGGTCGGGACGACCGAGGACGGCTTGTTCGTCGAGGACGACGGCCCCGGGATCCCGCCGGACGAGCGCGAGTCGGTGCTCGAAGCCGGCGTCACCACCAACCGCCACGGGACCGGCTACGGGCTACAGATCGTCGATTCGATCGTCGCCGCACACGGGTGGACCCTGACGGTCACCGAGAGCGCGACCGGCGGCGCCCGCTTCGAGATCACCGGAGTCACGTAA
- a CDS encoding outer membrane protein assembly factor BamB family protein, whose translation MPSMTRRGALGALVGAVGSVAGCAALGDDDAPPIERSWYVSFREPSSVAATADGKLLAGSHSPFRDRPIVAGLDTGTGETTWSVTTSKGRKSPVAVADGWAYAVSAGGKVVAVDATAGESVWRRELDPFDEADPGVVEFAPIPLGDRVVAPISGIQDDVPDRLLCVARADGETLFTYDLPASLSGAPGALPDGVVAPLLDGRVLGLDRDGSVRWTRDVGAALSAVGAADGTAYLGAATEELLALDAATGTVEWRRSLENTVFTRPLVTDDRVYVGGADYSLRAFDAASGRQLWRDDLDNAVTHGPTAVGDRLVTLVGGRREVRGPSGTVPFTPTTLYVHDRDGTRLRRVRFDDKQRFDGGGVEWMGAAGGTVYLGQTFGLTRVAPEAIADA comes from the coding sequence ATGCCCTCCATGACACGTCGCGGCGCGCTGGGCGCGCTGGTCGGCGCGGTCGGTAGCGTCGCCGGCTGCGCTGCCCTCGGCGACGACGACGCGCCCCCGATCGAGCGGTCGTGGTACGTCAGTTTCCGCGAGCCGTCGTCGGTCGCCGCCACCGCCGACGGTAAGTTGTTAGCCGGTTCGCACAGTCCGTTCCGGGATCGACCGATCGTCGCCGGGCTCGACACGGGAACCGGCGAGACGACCTGGTCGGTGACGACCTCGAAGGGTCGCAAGTCGCCGGTCGCCGTCGCAGACGGGTGGGCCTACGCCGTCTCGGCCGGCGGGAAGGTCGTCGCCGTCGACGCGACCGCGGGGGAGTCGGTCTGGCGACGCGAACTCGACCCGTTCGACGAGGCCGACCCCGGGGTCGTCGAGTTCGCTCCGATACCCCTCGGCGACCGGGTCGTCGCACCGATCTCCGGAATCCAGGACGACGTGCCCGACCGGCTGCTCTGCGTCGCCCGTGCCGACGGCGAGACGCTGTTCACCTACGACCTCCCGGCGTCGCTGTCGGGCGCACCCGGCGCGCTGCCCGACGGCGTGGTCGCGCCCCTGCTCGACGGCCGCGTCCTCGGCCTCGACCGGGACGGCTCGGTCCGGTGGACGCGCGATGTCGGCGCCGCGCTGTCGGCCGTCGGGGCCGCCGACGGGACGGCCTACCTCGGCGCCGCCACCGAAGAACTGCTGGCCCTCGACGCGGCGACGGGGACCGTCGAGTGGCGCCGCTCGCTGGAAAACACCGTGTTCACGCGGCCGCTCGTGACCGACGACCGCGTCTACGTCGGCGGCGCCGACTACTCGCTGCGGGCGTTCGACGCCGCCTCGGGCCGCCAGCTGTGGCGCGACGACCTCGACAACGCCGTCACCCACGGGCCGACGGCGGTCGGCGACCGGCTGGTGACGCTGGTCGGCGGTCGCCGCGAAGTCCGTGGCCCCAGCGGAACCGTCCCGTTCACGCCGACCACGCTCTACGTCCACGACCGGGACGGGACGCGTCTCCGGAGGGTTCGGTTCGACGACAAACAGCGCTTCGATGGCGGCGGCGTCGAGTGGATGGGGGCGGCCGGCGGGACCGTCTACCTGGGTCAGACGTTCGGGCTGACGCGGGTCGCCCCGGAGGCGATCGCCGATGCGTGA